From the genome of Bradyrhizobium sp. SZCCHNS1050, one region includes:
- a CDS encoding carboxymuconolactone decarboxylase family protein translates to MTKLYSEICKDISGNLKTLRKDIPDVMQGFSALARAAAADGALDKKTKELIALAIGVAVRCDGCIGFHAEALVRLGASRQEVEETLGMAIYMGGGPSLMYAADAIAAFEQFQQQAAAA, encoded by the coding sequence ATGACCAAACTGTACAGCGAGATCTGCAAGGACATCTCGGGTAACCTGAAGACGCTGCGCAAGGACATTCCGGACGTCATGCAGGGCTTCTCTGCACTGGCGAGGGCCGCCGCCGCTGATGGCGCGCTCGACAAGAAGACCAAGGAGCTGATCGCGCTGGCGATCGGGGTTGCCGTTCGGTGCGACGGCTGCATCGGCTTTCACGCGGAGGCGCTCGTCCGTCTCGGTGCAAGCCGGCAGGAGGTCGAGGAGACGCTCGGCATGGCGATCTACATGGGCGGCGGACCGTCGTTGATGTATGCCGCCGATGCGATTGCGGCGTTCGAGCAATTCCAGCAACAGGCAGCCGCCGCCTGA
- a CDS encoding M20 family metallopeptidase has product MDRNDLLARIDIPASLALLSRMVQHKSYSKTEGEKQLATFMAEQMSAIGLDAAVAPFGAEGRVNAVGRWHGTGGGKSLLFNGHVDTNPVTEGWTLDPWAGKVDDDFVYGIGVSNMKAGDAAYFCAVKTLIEAGVRLRGDVVLTYVVGELQGGVGTYSLLEQGLRADYFINSEPTDLKAMTMHAAAFMFIIELVGNTRHLSKREEAVDAITAACDLIPRLNAMRFSGARSPAHEAINRVHVGVVHGALGRELHEWRTPQVADFVRIKGSGRYAPGQTEQGALADMRRELDALEGRFPGLKAHLMSEDRAGVPTMPPFEVAPDSPIVRAVNNAYRVVRGAAQPTGPVTPSCFYGTDAGHLYTYGGMEGIVCGPGGRYNTMPDERVDIPDYLDMIRIYMLAILDICG; this is encoded by the coding sequence ATGGATCGCAACGACCTGCTCGCCCGCATCGACATTCCAGCTTCGCTCGCGCTGCTGTCGCGCATGGTTCAGCACAAGAGCTATTCGAAGACCGAGGGCGAGAAGCAGCTCGCGACCTTCATGGCTGAACAGATGAGCGCGATCGGCCTGGATGCCGCGGTCGCCCCGTTCGGGGCCGAGGGCCGTGTCAACGCGGTCGGCCGCTGGCACGGCACCGGCGGCGGCAAGAGCCTGCTCTTCAACGGCCATGTCGATACAAATCCGGTGACCGAGGGCTGGACCCTCGATCCCTGGGCGGGGAAGGTGGACGACGACTTCGTCTACGGAATCGGCGTGTCAAACATGAAGGCCGGCGACGCCGCCTATTTCTGCGCGGTCAAGACGCTAATCGAGGCCGGCGTCAGGCTGAGGGGTGATGTCGTTCTGACCTATGTGGTCGGCGAGCTGCAAGGCGGAGTCGGCACCTATTCGTTGCTGGAGCAGGGGCTGCGCGCGGACTATTTCATCAATTCCGAGCCAACCGACCTCAAGGCGATGACGATGCATGCCGCGGCATTCATGTTCATCATCGAGCTCGTCGGCAACACGCGGCATCTGTCGAAGCGCGAGGAGGCGGTGGACGCCATCACCGCCGCCTGCGATCTCATTCCGCGCCTCAATGCGATGCGGTTCTCCGGCGCGCGTTCGCCGGCACATGAGGCCATCAATCGCGTCCATGTCGGCGTCGTGCACGGCGCGCTCGGTCGTGAGTTGCACGAATGGCGGACGCCGCAGGTCGCGGATTTCGTCCGCATCAAGGGCTCCGGTCGTTACGCTCCTGGGCAGACCGAGCAGGGCGCGCTCGCGGACATGCGGCGCGAGCTCGATGCGCTGGAGGGGCGTTTTCCCGGCCTGAAGGCCCATCTGATGTCGGAGGACCGCGCCGGCGTGCCGACCATGCCGCCGTTCGAGGTCGCACCGGACAGCCCGATCGTCCGTGCCGTCAACAATGCCTATCGTGTCGTGCGCGGCGCCGCCCAGCCGACAGGCCCGGTGACGCCGAGCTGCTTCTATGGCACCGATGCCGGCCATCTTTATACCTATGGCGGCATGGAGGGCATCGTCTGCGGACCGGGCGGCCGCTACAACACGATGCCGGACGAGCGCGTCGACATTCCCGACTATCTCGACATGATCCGCATCTACATGCTGGCCATTCTCGATATCTGCGGCTGA